Proteins from a single region of Belliella baltica DSM 15883:
- a CDS encoding cbb3-type cytochrome c oxidase N-terminal domain-containing protein — MKKFKILLIMLISFSFTMSAFAQTSEITWVSKIQEMESSQLTLLVILAVVLGVILLLLVLMIYLMSFMVTVFKKENPETANEPSWWDEFKLKYIVGRMKPVGGKEEKEMMLDHSYDGIVELDNHMPPWLANVFYLSIAFAVAYFTYYSVLGLGKSQIEEYQEELQIAAVEAEKYKLLALSSIDETSVVFDSSTPAINSGKTIYDTNCAACHAADGGGGIGPNMTDEYWIHGGSIADIFKVVKYGVVEKGMVPWQDQLSPEEMQNVSSYILTLQGTTPANPKEPQGEKYEPAIEDPLDVLSDEELEFVQAGEVEN; from the coding sequence ATGAAAAAGTTTAAAATCTTACTTATAATGCTGATTAGTTTTTCATTTACTATGTCAGCTTTTGCACAGACTAGCGAAATTACTTGGGTAAGCAAAATACAAGAAATGGAAAGTAGTCAATTGACTCTTTTGGTGATTTTAGCTGTAGTATTAGGCGTTATCCTTCTGCTATTAGTTTTGATGATTTACCTAATGTCATTTATGGTGACGGTATTCAAAAAGGAAAACCCAGAGACAGCCAACGAGCCATCATGGTGGGATGAATTCAAATTGAAATACATCGTTGGAAGAATGAAGCCTGTTGGAGGGAAGGAAGAGAAAGAGATGATGCTTGATCATAGCTATGATGGTATTGTAGAATTAGACAATCACATGCCACCTTGGCTTGCAAATGTATTTTACCTTTCTATCGCTTTTGCAGTAGCCTATTTTACCTATTATTCTGTTTTAGGACTAGGAAAATCACAAATCGAAGAATATCAGGAAGAACTTCAAATTGCGGCCGTAGAAGCTGAAAAATATAAGCTCTTGGCCTTAAGTTCTATTGATGAAACCTCCGTAGTGTTTGATTCTTCTACTCCTGCGATTAATTCAGGAAAGACAATATATGATACCAATTGTGCAGCATGTCATGCAGCTGATGGAGGGGGAGGAATTGGCCCAAATATGACAGATGAATATTGGATTCATGGTGGTAGTATAGCGGATATTTTCAAAGTAGTCAAGTATGGTGTAGTTGAGAAAGGAATGGTTCCTTGGCAAGATCAGCTGAGTCCTGAAGAAATGCAAAATGTTTCTAGCTATATCCTGACACTTCAAGGCACTACTCCTGCAAATCCAAAAGAACCACAAGGTGAAAAGTATGAACCTGCCATTGAGGACCCTTTGGATGTGTTAAGTGATGAAGAATTGGAATTTGTCCAAGCAGGAGAAGTGGAAAATTAA
- the ccoN gene encoding cytochrome-c oxidase, cbb3-type subunit I — protein sequence MSGTTLEQFSYDNKIVKYFGVATIAWGIVGMLVGVLAATQLFLPEANLGNPYTTFGRIRPLHTNAVIFAFVGNAIFAGVYYSMPRLLKTPMWSKALSWFHFWGWQLIILLAAITLPLGLTSSKEYAELEWPIDILIAVVWVAFGANMIGALIKRREKHMYVAIWFYLASFVTVAVLHIFNSLTLPVSFFKSYSAYAGVQDALVQWWYGHNAVAFFLTTPFLGLMYYYLPKAANRPVYSYKLSIIHFWSLIFLYIWAGPHHLLYTALPEWAQILGVVFSIMLIAPSWGGMVNGLLTLRGAWDKVRVDPVLKFMVVAVTAYGMATFEGPLLSLKNVNAIAHYTDWIVAHVHIGGLGWNGFFTFAMLYWLWPKMWKTNLFSTKLATTHFWLGTIGILFYALPMYVAALTQSLMWNEFSEAGRLVYPNFLETVVQIVPMYMLRAFGGLLYLSGVFLMVYNMVKTAKQGTFVAEEADEAPALLPHTEEKGEFWHRAWERKPIFFTILATIAILIGGAIEIIPTILVKSNVPTISSVEPYTPLELQGRDLYISHGCVGCHSQMIRPFRSETERFGEYSKAGEFVYDRPFLWGSKRTGPDLHRVGGKYPDSWHYHHMVDPTSMSPGSLMPPYPWLATNLMSHEDIPAKIRTLQKLGVPYPEGYDQQANADLMLQAEQIVSSLQSSGVEVMPQSEIVALIAYLQRLGTDIKKTAATNP from the coding sequence ATGTCAGGAACAACATTGGAACAGTTCAGTTACGACAATAAGATCGTAAAATACTTCGGCGTAGCCACTATTGCTTGGGGTATCGTCGGGATGTTGGTCGGTGTATTAGCAGCTACCCAGCTGTTTTTGCCCGAAGCCAATTTAGGGAATCCCTACACTACATTCGGAAGAATTAGACCGCTACACACCAATGCAGTTATTTTCGCATTTGTAGGAAATGCGATTTTTGCAGGGGTATATTATTCTATGCCAAGATTACTCAAAACCCCCATGTGGAGTAAGGCATTAAGCTGGTTTCATTTCTGGGGATGGCAGCTGATTATTCTTTTGGCAGCAATCACACTTCCTTTGGGATTGACAAGTTCTAAGGAATATGCAGAATTGGAATGGCCTATAGATATTTTGATCGCTGTAGTGTGGGTGGCTTTCGGCGCAAATATGATCGGTGCTTTGATCAAAAGAAGAGAGAAACACATGTATGTTGCGATTTGGTTTTATCTCGCATCCTTCGTGACGGTGGCTGTTCTTCATATTTTTAATTCATTGACCCTTCCTGTTTCCTTCTTCAAAAGCTATTCGGCATATGCGGGAGTTCAGGATGCTTTAGTGCAGTGGTGGTACGGACATAATGCAGTAGCATTTTTCTTAACTACTCCATTCCTTGGATTAATGTACTATTACTTGCCAAAAGCAGCGAATAGACCTGTTTATTCTTATAAACTCTCGATCATTCACTTTTGGTCATTAATTTTCTTATACATCTGGGCGGGACCTCACCATTTGCTTTACACGGCATTACCTGAGTGGGCGCAGATTCTTGGAGTTGTATTTTCGATCATGTTGATTGCTCCTTCTTGGGGAGGGATGGTCAATGGACTTTTGACTTTAAGAGGAGCTTGGGACAAAGTACGGGTAGATCCTGTATTGAAATTCATGGTTGTAGCGGTGACGGCTTATGGTATGGCAACTTTTGAAGGACCTTTGCTATCTCTCAAAAATGTAAATGCCATTGCTCACTATACAGATTGGATCGTTGCACACGTACATATTGGTGGATTAGGTTGGAATGGTTTTTTCACTTTCGCCATGTTATATTGGTTATGGCCTAAGATGTGGAAAACCAATCTTTTCTCAACCAAATTAGCAACTACGCACTTTTGGTTAGGTACAATTGGAATCTTATTTTACGCACTTCCAATGTACGTAGCAGCATTGACACAATCATTGATGTGGAATGAATTCTCTGAAGCAGGAAGGCTTGTCTATCCTAACTTTTTGGAAACAGTGGTTCAAATTGTGCCAATGTATATGCTTAGAGCTTTTGGTGGTTTATTGTATCTATCAGGGGTATTCTTGATGGTATATAATATGGTCAAAACAGCCAAACAAGGAACATTTGTTGCTGAAGAAGCAGATGAAGCACCTGCACTTTTGCCTCATACTGAGGAAAAAGGAGAGTTTTGGCACAGAGCCTGGGAGAGAAAACCTATTTTCTTTACCATTTTAGCCACAATCGCCATTTTAATAGGAGGAGCTATTGAGATAATACCAACTATTTTAGTCAAATCAAATGTGCCTACCATTTCCAGTGTAGAGCCATATACTCCATTAGAATTGCAAGGCAGAGATCTTTATATTTCTCATGGTTGTGTGGGTTGCCACTCTCAAATGATCAGACCTTTCCGCTCAGAAACAGAACGGTTTGGAGAATATTCTAAAGCAGGGGAGTTCGTTTACGACCGACCATTCCTTTGGGGATCAAAGCGAACAGGGCCTGATTTGCATAGAGTTGGAGGGAAATACCCAGATAGTTGGCATTACCATCACATGGTTGACCCGACGAGTATGTCCCCTGGTTCTCTAATGCCACCTTATCCTTGGCTTGCTACAAATTTAATGTCACATGAAGATATACCCGCAAAGATCAGAACACTTCAAAAACTAGGAGTTCCCTATCCTGAAGGATATGACCAACAAGCCAATGCAGACCTAATGCTCCAAGCTGAGCAAATTGTATCAAGTTTACAATCATCTGGTGTTGAAGTAATGCCACAATCTGAAATTGTAGCTTTGATAGCTTATCTACAAAGATTAGGGACAGATATCAAAAAGACAGCAGCTACTAATCCTTAA
- a CDS encoding PorP/SprF family type IX secretion system membrane protein: MRGIFKTLGMTMLMAVLAIGMVEGQQLPQFSQYIFNGLHINPAYAGYKGEPYIQSTYRSQWVGFEGAPTTFTVTADLSANEGLMGFGLSVLSDKLGPTNTNGAMLSYAYRIQTGRESFLGLGASIGASEYAIDGDMLRANNPDDPNLPQGRVNMFTPNMNLGMFFHNSRFYAGVSAYNMIGRGALEREDIALAYHDFHYYITAGVMIPISSSVQFKPSFLIKEVKGAPTSYDINGMVLFKERLWLGASYRSNMQMGMENLQDNLNQRNAVAFLLEVFATNNLRLGYAYDHSMNVLSDYRNNSHEISVGYYIAPRSVTMKNPRWF; this comes from the coding sequence ATGAGAGGGATTTTTAAAACACTAGGAATGACGATGCTGATGGCTGTTTTAGCCATCGGCATGGTCGAAGGGCAGCAATTGCCTCAGTTCAGCCAGTACATATTCAACGGCCTTCATATCAACCCGGCGTATGCGGGCTATAAGGGAGAGCCGTATATACAGAGCACCTATCGGAGTCAGTGGGTTGGTTTTGAAGGCGCTCCGACCACCTTTACAGTGACAGCGGATCTGAGTGCGAATGAAGGGCTGATGGGCTTTGGTTTGTCGGTACTTTCAGACAAGTTGGGACCGACCAATACGAACGGGGCGATGCTGTCGTATGCGTATAGGATACAGACAGGCAGAGAGTCGTTTTTGGGTTTGGGGGCAAGCATCGGAGCGAGTGAGTATGCGATAGATGGAGACATGCTCAGAGCCAATAATCCGGATGATCCGAACCTACCTCAAGGTCGGGTGAATATGTTCACACCGAACATGAACCTGGGGATGTTTTTTCACAACAGCAGGTTTTATGCAGGAGTGAGTGCGTATAACATGATCGGCAGAGGAGCTTTGGAGCGAGAAGACATCGCCTTAGCGTATCATGACTTTCATTACTACATTACAGCGGGAGTAATGATACCTATCTCAAGCAGTGTACAGTTCAAGCCAAGCTTTTTGATCAAAGAAGTGAAAGGAGCCCCGACGAGTTACGACATCAACGGGATGGTGCTGTTCAAGGAAAGGTTATGGCTGGGAGCTTCGTACAGGTCTAATATGCAGATGGGAATGGAAAACCTACAGGACAACCTGAATCAGCGGAATGCAGTTGCCTTTTTGCTGGAAGTTTTTGCGACCAACAATTTGCGACTTGGCTATGCGTATGACCACAGCATGAACGTGCTGAGCGATTACAGGAACAACTCCCACGAGATATCGGTAGGATATTACATTGCACCGAGAAGTGTCACCATGAAAAATCCAAGATGGTTCTAA
- a CDS encoding OmpA family protein has product MKNLFTTILIGFLLFLGTGLRELHAQSALLRYADKQYSLDNYQHAAEVYEQAYAKKEKHQTARQIAQSYDKIRDYEKANEWWAKVVKFEEADREDYYEYLLSSYLVNSGEVEMEALLEGSDFTADDFPEIDAQKMKTLYSERANLKLVPVAGVNSSGSDMGMSVDRNKNMYFASDRGAVTPTEKPAIRLDLNNIYSEEKYDFNDREFFRIIRKDTSGNLTELNTGNEEVLHFSDPSFMHEKGLMFYTVTRRITKAKKTPEFAVGTEIYYSKIDESGMMSEHQAMPFNAATKYGVMHPFVDEEAKRIYFSSDMSGGQGGFDLYYVSYDEDLNFGTPTNLGSEINTGKNESHPYRVGDKLYFSSNGHPGLGGLDVFKADYSESQIGNVTNMGAPINSNRDDFAYSITEEGKRYLSSDRTGGQGLDDIYSIEALNKKLIARVKDCDDNMITESFTAILTEKDNRGTIETTRGADGSLNADLNPESNFELKISKKGYFSIYDNTLSTVGLEAETLEREYRLAKIPYQMPVYVDIVYYDLDKSVIRTDAEPTLDKLGELMQKYSFLDLRVASHTDARASDEYNEALSQRRADAVLEFLNKYNIGKERVRAEWFGEEKLTNDCGDGVPCPEPDHQLNRRSELVLEAFPDPDKDYELPKELLDKDICDELGIFEELQRELNAVPIVYFDFDKSNIRPVHKKELERTAIMMKRMKNLNLYIAGHTDQRGSEEYNKSLSERRSAVVMEYLVNRGVEAARMQHEWFGKTQPIHDCGTCSEAQHQENRRTELKLRK; this is encoded by the coding sequence ATGAAAAATCTTTTTACAACAATATTGATAGGCTTCCTTCTGTTTTTAGGAACAGGGTTAAGGGAACTACATGCGCAGAGTGCACTATTACGCTATGCAGACAAGCAGTACAGTTTGGATAACTACCAGCATGCGGCAGAAGTGTACGAGCAGGCCTATGCCAAGAAGGAAAAACACCAAACAGCTAGACAGATAGCACAATCCTACGATAAGATCAGAGACTACGAAAAGGCAAACGAATGGTGGGCTAAAGTAGTGAAGTTTGAAGAAGCAGACAGAGAAGACTACTACGAGTACCTGTTGTCCTCCTACCTGGTGAATAGCGGAGAAGTGGAGATGGAAGCCTTACTAGAAGGTTCAGACTTCACGGCAGACGACTTTCCGGAGATCGATGCGCAGAAGATGAAGACGCTTTACAGTGAGCGAGCGAACCTGAAGCTAGTGCCCGTGGCAGGAGTGAACAGCAGCGGATCAGACATGGGGATGTCAGTAGACAGGAATAAGAACATGTACTTTGCCTCGGACAGGGGAGCAGTCACCCCTACGGAGAAGCCAGCGATCAGACTTGACCTGAACAACATCTACAGTGAGGAGAAATATGACTTCAATGACAGGGAGTTTTTCAGGATTATAAGAAAAGATACATCAGGGAACCTGACCGAGCTGAACACAGGCAATGAAGAAGTGTTGCACTTCTCAGACCCCAGCTTCATGCATGAAAAAGGGCTGATGTTTTATACAGTTACAAGAAGGATCACCAAGGCGAAGAAAACCCCGGAGTTTGCGGTAGGCACAGAGATCTATTACAGCAAGATCGATGAATCGGGGATGATGTCGGAGCACCAGGCGATGCCCTTCAACGCAGCTACCAAATACGGAGTGATGCATCCCTTTGTGGATGAAGAAGCCAAGAGGATTTACTTCAGTTCAGACATGTCAGGCGGACAGGGAGGCTTTGACCTCTACTATGTGAGCTATGACGAAGATCTGAACTTTGGAACCCCAACCAACTTGGGTTCAGAAATCAACACAGGCAAAAACGAAAGCCATCCGTATAGAGTAGGCGACAAGCTTTACTTTTCGAGCAACGGCCATCCCGGCTTGGGCGGCTTGGATGTGTTCAAGGCAGACTACAGCGAATCACAGATCGGTAATGTGACCAACATGGGCGCCCCGATCAACTCGAACAGAGACGACTTTGCCTACAGCATAACAGAAGAAGGAAAGAGATACCTGTCAAGCGACAGAACAGGAGGTCAGGGATTAGATGATATTTATAGCATCGAAGCGCTGAACAAGAAGCTGATTGCAAGAGTGAAGGACTGTGATGACAATATGATCACAGAAAGCTTTACGGCAATCCTTACAGAGAAAGACAATAGGGGAACCATCGAAACAACAAGAGGAGCAGATGGATCACTGAATGCAGATCTGAACCCGGAGAGTAACTTTGAGTTGAAGATCAGCAAGAAAGGCTACTTCAGCATCTATGACAATACACTGAGCACAGTAGGACTAGAAGCAGAAACATTAGAGAGAGAATACAGACTGGCAAAGATCCCGTATCAGATGCCGGTATATGTTGATATTGTGTATTATGATCTGGATAAATCAGTAATCAGAACAGACGCAGAGCCGACGCTAGACAAACTAGGAGAGTTGATGCAGAAGTATAGCTTCCTAGACTTGCGTGTAGCCTCACATACCGATGCAAGAGCAAGTGATGAATATAACGAAGCCTTGAGTCAGCGCAGAGCAGATGCAGTATTGGAGTTCCTGAACAAGTACAACATCGGCAAAGAAAGAGTGAGAGCAGAATGGTTTGGTGAAGAGAAGCTGACCAACGACTGTGGGGATGGTGTACCATGCCCAGAGCCTGATCATCAGCTGAACAGAAGATCGGAGTTGGTCTTGGAAGCCTTCCCTGACCCTGACAAAGACTACGAGTTGCCGAAGGAATTGTTGGACAAAGATATCTGTGACGAGTTGGGCATCTTTGAAGAATTGCAGAGAGAGTTGAACGCAGTGCCGATAGTGTACTTCGACTTTGACAAGAGCAACATCAGACCGGTTCACAAGAAAGAGTTGGAGAGAACAGCGATCATGATGAAGCGGATGAAGAACCTGAATCTGTACATTGCAGGCCATACAGATCAGCGAGGCAGTGAGGAGTACAACAAATCCTTGTCAGAGCGCAGATCGGCAGTAGTGATGGAATACTTGGTGAATAGAGGCGTGGAAGCAGCAAGGATGCAACACGAATGGTTTGGCAAGACCCAACCTATCCACGACTGCGGAACATGCAGCGAAGCTCAACACCAAGAGAACAGAAGGACAGAGTTGAAGCTGAGGAAGTAG
- the ccoS gene encoding cbb3-type cytochrome oxidase assembly protein CcoS, which yields MEVIFILIAISLVLAGSFLFLFFRAVKGGQFDDNHTPAIRILFENKTVNKDKKVPSTKSK from the coding sequence ATGGAAGTAATATTCATTTTAATAGCAATCAGCCTTGTCTTAGCAGGATCATTTCTTTTTCTGTTTTTCAGGGCAGTAAAGGGTGGTCAGTTTGATGATAACCATACTCCAGCTATTAGAATTCTATTTGAAAATAAGACTGTAAATAAAGATAAAAAAGTACCATCAACTAAATCTAAGTAA
- a CDS encoding heavy metal translocating P-type ATPase gives MTKIKKVDTSLPRASCFHCGEFCIDEIIQLEDKDFCCTGCKLVYEVLNEKNLCNYYDLADTPGTNQKNSKSKDNRFDYLDDEDIIKRLIDFQNQEETHITFNIPLIHCASCIWLLENLHQLHSGIISGRVDFIKKKVQVKYKHSQVSLKDLVKLLSKIGYEPTLNLADIEQKSNQVKDRNLIYKLALAGFCFGNMMLFSLPEYFAEAELLGEGFKKTFNYLNVMLALPIFFYAATDYYKSAWISIKNGAVNMDVPIALGIITLFFYSLYDIFLLENEGYMDTLGGLLFFLLIGKFYQQKTYDTLSFDRDYKSYFPVAVTKLIKEEEVVIPLIKLHVGDIIKVRNEELIPSDSILLEGEAHIDYSFVTGEEVPVAKKKGDLIYAGGRQKGNALILTVQKSPSQGYLTDLWNNDVFEKEKADSLESLANKISGKFTFTVLFIAFSALVFWAYQGQVSMGILTFTSVLIITCPCALAMSTPFTLGNTLRVFGQSKFYLKNSHIIEKMAKIDTVIFDKTGTLTAPQNASVDYIGEKLSYESKAIIKAMVTQSTHALSNRINAWLEGIKAVKIDDIREVSGQGLTCIYKNQQIKLGSEAFVGAKESIKSNGGNIVFYAVEEIVLGYFFIQSGLRKGIKEVVSKIQEENKVHFLSGDQDHERANLKEVFGDQVRMNFNQSPNDKLAYIQSLNRNSANTLMIGDGLNDAGALQESRIGIAITDKVTNFSPASDAIMDASVLDRLPKFLAFTKSSRNIIKASFVLSFTYNAVGGFFAVQGLVSPVFCAILMPISSISVVLFTTFTTNYLAFKRGLKDKIW, from the coding sequence ATGACAAAGATTAAGAAAGTAGATACTTCCCTCCCAAGGGCTAGCTGTTTCCATTGTGGAGAATTCTGTATAGATGAAATCATTCAACTTGAAGATAAGGATTTCTGTTGTACAGGGTGTAAGCTAGTGTATGAGGTGTTGAATGAGAAAAATCTTTGTAACTACTATGACCTTGCTGATACTCCAGGGACAAATCAGAAAAATTCCAAATCCAAAGACAATAGATTCGATTATCTAGATGATGAAGATATCATCAAAAGGTTGATTGATTTCCAAAATCAGGAAGAAACACATATCACGTTCAATATTCCACTGATTCATTGTGCTTCTTGCATTTGGTTATTAGAAAATCTTCATCAGCTTCATAGTGGTATCATCTCTGGAAGAGTTGATTTTATCAAAAAGAAAGTTCAGGTTAAATATAAACATAGCCAAGTTAGCTTAAAGGATTTAGTTAAACTCCTGTCAAAAATAGGTTATGAACCAACACTCAATCTCGCAGATATTGAGCAAAAAAGTAATCAAGTAAAGGATCGGAATCTTATTTATAAACTTGCTTTAGCAGGTTTCTGCTTTGGAAATATGATGCTTTTTAGCCTTCCTGAATATTTTGCAGAAGCAGAATTACTTGGAGAAGGGTTTAAGAAGACTTTCAATTACCTGAATGTGATGCTTGCATTGCCTATCTTTTTTTATGCTGCTACAGATTATTACAAATCCGCATGGATTTCCATAAAAAATGGAGCCGTCAATATGGATGTTCCAATTGCTTTGGGCATCATCACCTTGTTTTTCTATAGTCTGTACGATATTTTTTTATTGGAAAATGAAGGCTACATGGATACCCTTGGAGGACTATTATTTTTCCTATTGATCGGGAAATTTTATCAACAAAAGACTTATGACACACTCTCGTTTGATCGAGATTATAAATCTTATTTTCCTGTTGCTGTAACCAAATTGATTAAAGAAGAAGAAGTTGTCATTCCATTAATCAAATTGCATGTTGGTGACATTATTAAAGTAAGGAATGAGGAACTAATCCCATCTGATAGCATACTTTTGGAAGGAGAAGCGCATATTGATTATAGTTTTGTTACAGGTGAAGAAGTTCCTGTAGCTAAGAAAAAAGGAGATCTTATTTATGCAGGAGGTAGGCAAAAGGGCAATGCCTTGATCCTTACTGTTCAAAAATCTCCATCTCAAGGGTATCTAACGGACCTATGGAATAATGATGTTTTTGAGAAAGAAAAAGCAGATAGTTTAGAATCTCTTGCTAATAAAATATCTGGAAAATTTACATTTACAGTACTTTTTATTGCATTTTCTGCTTTAGTATTTTGGGCCTATCAAGGGCAAGTAAGTATGGGGATTTTGACCTTTACCTCAGTTTTGATAATCACTTGTCCTTGTGCCTTGGCTATGTCTACACCATTTACTTTGGGAAATACACTTCGGGTTTTTGGACAGAGCAAATTCTATCTGAAGAATTCACATATTATAGAGAAAATGGCTAAAATTGATACCGTCATTTTTGATAAAACAGGTACATTGACAGCCCCACAAAATGCTTCTGTTGATTACATCGGTGAGAAACTTTCCTACGAATCTAAGGCAATAATCAAAGCTATGGTGACTCAATCAACTCATGCATTGAGCAACAGAATCAATGCATGGTTGGAAGGGATAAAAGCTGTGAAAATCGATGATATTAGGGAGGTTTCTGGTCAAGGTTTGACTTGTATTTATAAAAACCAACAAATAAAATTAGGGTCGGAAGCTTTCGTAGGAGCAAAAGAATCTATAAAATCTAATGGAGGAAATATTGTTTTTTATGCAGTAGAAGAGATTGTTCTTGGCTATTTCTTTATTCAAAGTGGCTTGAGAAAAGGGATAAAAGAAGTTGTTTCTAAGATCCAAGAAGAAAACAAAGTTCATTTTCTATCTGGTGATCAAGACCATGAAAGGGCTAACCTCAAAGAAGTTTTCGGAGATCAAGTAAGGATGAATTTCAATCAAAGCCCTAATGATAAGCTAGCATATATTCAATCACTTAACAGAAATAGTGCAAATACATTGATGATTGGCGATGGATTAAATGATGCAGGAGCACTTCAGGAAAGTCGAATAGGCATCGCTATCACAGATAAGGTTACTAATTTCTCTCCTGCTTCCGATGCTATCATGGATGCCTCGGTGTTAGACAGATTGCCAAAATTTCTAGCCTTTACAAAATCAAGTAGGAATATCATCAAAGCGAGTTTTGTGCTTAGCTTTACATATAATGCCGTCGGAGGATTCTTCGCGGTGCAAGGATTGGTAAGCCCGGTTTTTTGTGCAATTCTGATGCCGATAAGCAGTATCTCAGTAGTCTTATTTACAACATTTACGACCAACTATTTGGCATTCAAAAGAGGTCTAAAAGATAAAATCTGGTAA